In one window of Mesorhizobium sp. B2-1-1 DNA:
- a CDS encoding serine kinase has protein sequence MTPLNEPLALRPRAQGWPRGQRRFYGAYGLTIASEVTLPELEPAEPAAADIVISVGAIDMPKPSPEAATIFRFEPDRQYLAWHAVGAFLISDACRIEVEPAPGIDDALIAFPLLGPVMALILHQRGLLVLHASAVAIAGKSAIFMGDKGAGKSTTASAMIRAGHELLTDDVVALDLSHPDEPMIVPGFPQIKLAADAAAAISLEGAQVRPQVHPAINKAQHRLHGAFSRDRVPATRIYILERGQKTEISPMPGIAALPAVIRFSYVTRFGRAALVGDFAAAHLGHCARLADRVGVCRLEVPTGLDRIGEVVSLVEHDLMAGQG, from the coding sequence ATGACGCCGTTGAACGAGCCGCTGGCCCTCCGCCCGCGCGCGCAAGGCTGGCCGCGCGGACAGCGCCGTTTTTATGGAGCCTACGGCCTGACCATCGCTTCCGAGGTGACATTGCCAGAACTGGAGCCGGCCGAACCCGCAGCGGCGGATATCGTGATCAGTGTCGGCGCGATCGATATGCCGAAGCCTTCGCCCGAGGCCGCGACCATTTTCCGCTTCGAACCGGATCGGCAATATCTGGCATGGCACGCCGTCGGCGCGTTCCTGATCAGCGACGCCTGCCGCATCGAGGTCGAGCCGGCGCCCGGCATCGACGATGCGCTGATCGCGTTCCCGCTGCTGGGACCGGTGATGGCGCTCATCCTGCACCAGCGCGGCCTGCTCGTGCTGCATGCCAGCGCCGTCGCGATTGCCGGCAAAAGCGCCATCTTCATGGGCGACAAGGGCGCCGGAAAATCGACGACGGCAAGCGCCATGATCCGTGCCGGACACGAACTGCTTACCGATGACGTCGTGGCGCTCGATCTCAGCCATCCGGACGAGCCGATGATCGTGCCGGGTTTTCCCCAGATCAAGCTGGCGGCCGACGCCGCTGCCGCGATTTCGCTCGAAGGGGCACAAGTGCGGCCGCAGGTGCATCCGGCTATCAACAAGGCCCAGCACCGATTGCACGGGGCGTTCTCGCGCGACAGGGTTCCGGCGACCCGCATCTATATTCTCGAGCGCGGCCAAAAGACTGAGATCTCGCCCATGCCTGGCATCGCCGCTTTGCCGGCCGTGATCAGATTTTCATATGTCACGCGCTTCGGCCGCGCCGCCCTGGTCGGCGATTTCGCGGCGGCGCATCTCGGGCATTGCGCGCGGCTCGCCGATCGCGTCGGCGTGTGCAGGCTCGAAGTGCCGACGGGCCTCGACAGAATCGGCGAGGTCGTGAGCCTCGTCGAGCATGACTTGATGGCAGGACAGGGGTAG
- a CDS encoding ABC transporter ATP-binding protein: MSKSSLLRPSLFREIAGFGAVIAQIGGRRTWTALLFLIMGSLTEGISILLLVPLLQLVGRSGQDFAIRLPDNDFMRWLVPDGTLKLTTMLCMLVALVALQAAFNRFKSVYMARLLFDFINRLRMNLFESIGKARWGVFTRMRGSDLDHALTGDIDRVQGAAFSLLMLVQIAVLLAGYLVISMFISPVMTLFAVVIGILMFLALRPFRSRATAFGQVLTTNRQDQYRTVSEFLGGIKVAKSLNIEATYFAQLQATLERMKADNIAYVRNSSTGTALFQVASVIGLSLFIYVALVRFDLSLAEIVVLLLVFMRIAPRFMDMQTQAQQVLINLPAYAAMRSLQMRFDAEREPGHAGIQDARKLSLDFGLNVRGVSFAYEDGAAKTVVSDITFGLPAGKVTALIGPSGSGKSTIADMLLGLLEPTAGTILVDGVEIDAANRRGWRDQVAYVPQDVFLLHDTIAANLRLAAQQASDDELWAALRSAHAAEFVERLDLKLETVVGDRGVRLSGGERQRIALARALLRKPSLLILDEATSALDWQNQALIAQSIDGLSGSMTILTIAHRPSMIAFADWVVAMENGRVVEVGQYRRLKAKAGSRLSRMLSGEQSESEPADVA; the protein is encoded by the coding sequence ATGTCGAAATCATCGCTCCTTCGCCCGTCATTGTTTCGGGAAATCGCCGGGTTCGGCGCCGTTATCGCCCAGATAGGCGGGCGGCGGACCTGGACGGCACTGCTCTTCCTGATCATGGGCAGCCTGACCGAAGGCATCTCCATCCTGTTGCTGGTTCCGCTGTTGCAGCTGGTCGGACGCTCCGGCCAGGATTTCGCGATCAGGCTGCCCGACAATGATTTCATGCGCTGGCTGGTGCCGGACGGCACGCTGAAGCTGACCACGATGCTGTGCATGCTGGTGGCGCTGGTCGCGCTGCAGGCCGCCTTCAACCGCTTCAAGTCGGTCTACATGGCCAGGCTTCTCTTCGATTTCATCAACCGCCTGCGCATGAACCTGTTCGAAAGCATCGGCAAGGCACGGTGGGGCGTCTTCACGCGCATGCGCGGCTCCGACCTCGACCATGCGCTGACCGGGGACATAGACCGCGTCCAGGGCGCGGCCTTCTCGCTGCTGATGCTGGTGCAGATCGCCGTGCTTCTGGCCGGCTATCTCGTGATCTCCATGTTCATTTCGCCGGTCATGACGCTGTTCGCCGTGGTCATTGGCATCCTGATGTTCCTCGCGCTGCGGCCATTCCGGTCGCGGGCGACCGCCTTTGGCCAGGTCCTGACCACCAACCGGCAGGATCAATACCGGACGGTCTCGGAATTCCTCGGCGGCATCAAGGTGGCCAAGAGCCTGAACATCGAGGCGACCTATTTCGCGCAGTTGCAGGCGACACTCGAAAGGATGAAGGCCGACAACATCGCCTATGTGCGCAACAGCTCGACCGGCACCGCCCTGTTCCAGGTGGCGAGCGTGATCGGCTTGAGCCTGTTCATCTATGTGGCGCTGGTTCGCTTCGACCTCTCACTGGCCGAGATCGTGGTGCTGCTGCTGGTCTTCATGCGCATCGCGCCGCGCTTCATGGACATGCAGACGCAAGCGCAGCAGGTCCTGATCAACCTGCCCGCCTATGCCGCGATGCGCAGCCTGCAGATGCGTTTCGACGCCGAGCGGGAACCTGGCCATGCCGGGATCCAGGACGCTCGAAAGCTGTCGCTCGATTTCGGACTGAATGTTCGCGGCGTCTCCTTCGCCTACGAGGACGGCGCCGCCAAGACGGTGGTGAGCGACATCACCTTCGGCCTTCCGGCCGGCAAGGTCACCGCCCTTATCGGCCCTTCGGGATCAGGCAAGAGCACGATCGCCGACATGCTGCTCGGCCTGCTCGAGCCGACAGCCGGCACGATCCTCGTCGATGGCGTCGAGATCGACGCCGCCAATCGCCGGGGCTGGCGCGACCAGGTCGCCTACGTGCCGCAGGACGTGTTTCTCCTGCACGACACGATCGCGGCGAACCTACGCCTGGCCGCACAGCAAGCAAGCGACGATGAACTGTGGGCCGCATTGCGATCGGCCCATGCGGCCGAATTCGTCGAACGGCTCGACCTCAAGCTGGAAACGGTGGTCGGCGACCGCGGCGTGCGGTTGTCGGGCGGCGAACGCCAGCGGATCGCGCTGGCGCGCGCCTTGCTGCGCAAGCCGTCACTGCTCATCCTGGATGAGGCGACCAGCGCGCTCGACTGGCAAAACCAGGCACTGATCGCGCAATCGATCGACGGGCTGAGCGGCTCGATGACGATCCTGACCATCGCGCACCGGCCATCGATGATCGCGTTCGCCGACTGGGTGGTCGCGATGGAAAACGGCCGTGTCGTCGAGGTCGGGCAATATCGGCGGCTGAAGGCGAAAGCAGGAAGCCGGTTGTCCCGGATGCTTTCGGGCGAACAATCTGAGTCCGAACCCGCCGACGTGGCCTGA
- a CDS encoding exopolysaccharide production repressor exox — protein sequence MSLPKFIVGMIFALAIVVGWSWLGGASIGTTLLRVIICAVVIQAGYFVLVYAMIVKSAPTPADRTREAERKLSSAEVAEGEKLGGAGRSLH from the coding sequence ATGTCGCTTCCAAAATTCATCGTTGGGATGATTTTCGCTCTTGCGATCGTCGTTGGCTGGTCATGGCTGGGCGGCGCTTCAATAGGCACGACGCTGCTGCGCGTCATCATTTGTGCCGTGGTCATCCAGGCGGGCTACTTCGTGCTCGTCTATGCCATGATCGTCAAAAGCGCGCCGACGCCGGCCGACAGGACACGCGAGGCCGAAAGAAAGCTGAGTTCGGCCGAGGTGGCCGAGGGTGAAAAGCTGGGCGGCGCCGGGCGAAGCCTTCACTGA
- a CDS encoding sugar transferase, with the protein MRDVAKSATAEFSQAGVDFPPPIGGLIKRSFDIAGSLAALIALSPLFVMIALLVKFSDGGSIFYGHRRIGRGGRVFPCLKFRTMVPDGERVLAAYLAANPEAKAEWIATRKLKNDPRVTRVGAVLRKLSLDELPQVINILQGDMSLVGPRPVVRDELEIYGSAAVYYLKSRPGLTGLWQVSGRNDVSYDSRVAFDRHYVENWSLFEDIRIIIKTVPAVWMSRGCY; encoded by the coding sequence ATGAGGGATGTTGCCAAGTCGGCCACAGCGGAGTTTTCGCAGGCTGGCGTCGATTTTCCACCGCCGATCGGCGGCCTTATCAAGCGCAGTTTCGATATTGCCGGTTCACTGGCCGCCCTGATCGCTCTCAGCCCGCTGTTCGTGATGATAGCGCTGCTCGTCAAATTCTCCGATGGCGGATCGATTTTTTACGGTCACCGGCGAATCGGGCGTGGCGGACGGGTTTTCCCTTGTCTCAAGTTCCGCACCATGGTGCCGGACGGCGAAAGGGTGCTGGCCGCCTATCTGGCGGCCAATCCGGAAGCCAAGGCGGAATGGATAGCCACCCGCAAGCTGAAGAACGATCCGCGCGTCACCCGGGTCGGCGCGGTCCTGAGGAAACTCAGTCTCGATGAGTTGCCGCAGGTCATCAACATCCTTCAGGGCGACATGAGCCTTGTCGGACCTCGCCCGGTCGTGCGCGACGAACTGGAGATCTATGGCAGCGCCGCTGTGTATTACCTGAAGTCCCGCCCCGGCCTGACCGGCCTGTGGCAGGTCAGCGGCCGCAACGACGTCTCCTATGACAGCCGAGTCGCGTTCGATCGCCACTATGTCGAGAATTGGTCACTTTTTGAGGATATTCGCATCATCATCAAGACAGTTCCGGCTGTCTGGATGTCGCGCGGCTGCTACTGA
- a CDS encoding polysaccharide biosynthesis/export family protein, with amino-acid sequence MFEVFCSGPHSSRSRRLRLVASCLALSLALPRIAIADEYHLGSQDKLTIRIAEWQTVEGTFRDWSAVNGVYTVGPAGMLSVPFVGELPASGKTTAEVAAAIGEALQHKLALSDRPEASVEMAQFRPFYISGEVQNPGQFPYVPDLTVLKAVSIAGGIRRSADYGPQLGKDLVTAKGNFDIYDDQRVRLIVKRARIDADLAGKSSFDVPKEVEGDPRLQAIVADEMTILTADQKALKLKLEALSDLKGVLQAEIESLQKKIVNQQKQVDLAQQQLTSIGPLAQKGLVANARLLDSQQSVTDLQGKILDYETAILTAKQAISKATQDAIDAQNTLSSSLAADRQQTEADLNEAALRVNMQKGLMAQATDPATVAASATNEEPTLIYSLLRAAEGKTSEIAVKEDTPVLPGDVIKVKLAPMPSQ; translated from the coding sequence ATGTTCGAAGTTTTTTGCAGCGGCCCGCATTCGAGCCGCTCGCGGCGTTTGCGGCTCGTAGCCAGTTGCCTGGCCCTGTCGCTCGCCCTGCCTCGGATCGCCATTGCCGACGAGTACCATCTCGGATCGCAAGACAAGCTCACCATCCGTATCGCGGAGTGGCAGACCGTCGAAGGCACGTTCCGCGACTGGTCGGCGGTGAATGGCGTATACACGGTCGGGCCGGCCGGAATGCTGTCGGTGCCTTTCGTCGGCGAGCTGCCGGCATCCGGCAAGACAACGGCCGAAGTCGCGGCGGCGATCGGCGAGGCGCTGCAGCACAAGCTCGCTTTGTCGGACCGGCCCGAGGCATCGGTCGAAATGGCGCAGTTCCGGCCGTTCTATATTTCGGGTGAGGTGCAGAACCCCGGCCAATTCCCCTATGTGCCCGATCTTACGGTGTTGAAGGCGGTCAGCATCGCCGGCGGCATCCGGCGAAGCGCCGACTACGGCCCGCAGCTCGGCAAGGACCTGGTCACCGCCAAAGGCAATTTCGATATATATGACGATCAGCGCGTTCGACTGATCGTCAAGCGCGCGCGCATCGATGCCGACCTTGCGGGCAAGTCGAGCTTCGACGTGCCGAAGGAGGTCGAGGGCGATCCGAGACTGCAGGCCATCGTCGCGGACGAGATGACGATCCTCACGGCTGACCAGAAGGCGCTGAAGCTGAAGCTCGAGGCGCTCAGCGATCTGAAAGGGGTTCTGCAGGCCGAGATCGAATCGCTGCAGAAGAAGATCGTCAACCAGCAGAAGCAGGTCGACCTGGCGCAGCAGCAACTCACCAGCATCGGTCCGCTGGCCCAGAAAGGCCTGGTCGCCAACGCAAGACTGCTGGATTCGCAACAGTCCGTCACCGACCTTCAGGGCAAGATCCTGGACTACGAAACGGCCATCCTCACCGCCAAGCAAGCGATCAGCAAGGCAACGCAGGATGCCATCGATGCCCAGAACACGCTGAGCTCGAGCCTCGCCGCCGACCGGCAGCAGACCGAAGCCGACCTGAACGAGGCCGCGCTGAGGGTCAACATGCAGAAAGGATTGATGGCCCAGGCCACCGATCCCGCCACCGTGGCCGCCAGCGCAACCAACGAAGAGCCCACCCTGATCTATTCACTGCTGCGCGCTGCCGAGGGCAAGACGAGCGAGATTGCGGTCAAGGAAGACACCCCCGTGTTGCCGGGCGATGTGATCAAGGTCAAGCTGGCGCCAATGCCCAGCCAGTAA
- a CDS encoding O-antigen ligase family protein: MKIPKSLLVDPERNSVYGSFAVAVSVWAFSYSVIFGQVLILAYYAVWLPLIMVDYRRFLRHLSSAWLPLSFAAYVCFSVFWSDAPGITARTAVQYFSHIACAYVAARAVSVRTLTIGALVGIFVVLLYSLKVGAYSEDVLDGTYNFVGAFASKNQIGFVASLGIYFSVVFIAFLRHGRLSLFLTVPVVLLSAYLLVISHSATSMASTPAVLALVMLLAMSKVLSRRYRRVIFLIGAGMLVVTILVALNLGLMDFVLGLFGKDSTLTGRTYLWEQGWNAAQRSPMLGVGYAAYWVQGFAEAERLWNEFYITTRTGFHFHNTYIEALVELGFVGATLVSLVILRTLYGHVSAVAFGTWRADSVVLAGVMVLLLIRSFVEVEILNPYIMGSFLMYFSFFKLARLPVARPRLSAARIEEANAARGWSGPEPGTDAAR; this comes from the coding sequence ATGAAGATTCCAAAGTCCTTGCTGGTCGATCCCGAGAGGAACTCGGTCTACGGCAGTTTTGCCGTTGCCGTCTCGGTCTGGGCATTCTCCTACTCCGTCATATTCGGCCAGGTGCTGATCCTGGCCTATTATGCGGTGTGGCTGCCCCTCATCATGGTCGACTACAGGCGGTTCCTGCGGCATCTGTCCAGCGCCTGGCTGCCATTGTCGTTCGCGGCCTATGTATGCTTCTCCGTCTTCTGGTCGGATGCTCCCGGCATCACCGCGAGAACGGCCGTCCAGTACTTCTCCCACATCGCCTGCGCCTATGTCGCGGCGCGAGCCGTCAGTGTGCGGACCCTGACAATAGGCGCCCTGGTCGGCATATTCGTCGTCCTGCTCTACTCTCTCAAGGTCGGGGCCTATTCCGAGGACGTCCTCGACGGCACTTATAATTTCGTCGGCGCCTTCGCCTCCAAGAACCAGATCGGCTTCGTCGCCTCGCTCGGTATCTATTTCAGCGTCGTCTTCATCGCCTTCCTCAGGCACGGCCGGCTAAGCCTGTTCCTGACGGTGCCGGTGGTGCTTTTGTCGGCCTATCTGCTGGTCATCTCGCATTCGGCCACCTCGATGGCCTCGACACCGGCGGTGCTGGCGCTGGTGATGCTGCTTGCCATGAGCAAGGTGCTGTCGCGACGCTATCGCCGGGTGATCTTCCTGATCGGCGCCGGCATGCTGGTCGTCACAATCCTTGTGGCGCTGAACCTCGGCCTCATGGACTTCGTCCTCGGCCTGTTCGGCAAGGATTCGACGCTCACCGGACGCACCTATCTGTGGGAGCAGGGCTGGAACGCCGCGCAGAGGTCGCCCATGCTCGGCGTCGGCTATGCCGCATACTGGGTCCAGGGTTTTGCCGAGGCCGAGCGCCTGTGGAACGAGTTCTACATCACCACCCGCACCGGCTTCCACTTCCACAATACCTACATCGAAGCCCTTGTCGAACTCGGCTTCGTCGGGGCGACGCTGGTTTCGCTGGTCATCCTGCGCACGCTCTACGGCCATGTCTCGGCGGTCGCGTTCGGAACATGGCGGGCGGATTCGGTCGTTCTGGCCGGCGTCATGGTGCTGCTCCTGATCCGCTCCTTCGTCGAGGTCGAGATCCTCAACCCCTACATCATGGGTTCCTTCCTGATGTATTTCAGCTTCTTCAAGCTGGCGCGACTGCCCGTTGCCCGTCCTCGCCTGTCTGCGGCAAGGATCGAAGAGGCAAATGCCGCCAGAGGCTGGAGCGGCCCCGAGCCTGGCACGGACGCCGCTCGATGA
- a CDS encoding SDR family NAD(P)-dependent oxidoreductase codes for MTNLSGRGAIVTGGFSGMGLAIATALAQAGANVAVGSYVAPGGVERSDAAYYPGADEIERVRSALGAHGTRIYTAHLDVRDTDVTNRFAADAEAAVGPVDILVNAAGTTAEQPVCGHSDALWDKIVDTNLTGAFRATRAVLPGMIERGWGRIVNIGSTAASVGWKDNPAYCASKAGLLGLTRCVALEGAAHGVTCVMISPTWVETELMRRNVAQVVEREGKGRTAEDAMAEIARGNPQQRILQPQEIAALAVFLCSDMAKGITMENIQVTGGALW; via the coding sequence ATGACAAACCTTTCCGGCCGCGGCGCAATCGTCACCGGTGGCTTCTCCGGAATGGGCCTGGCGATTGCCACGGCATTGGCGCAGGCCGGCGCCAATGTCGCCGTCGGTTCCTATGTCGCACCTGGCGGCGTGGAGAGATCCGACGCCGCCTACTATCCCGGCGCTGACGAGATAGAGCGCGTGCGTTCGGCTCTCGGCGCGCATGGAACGAGGATTTACACCGCCCATCTTGACGTGCGCGACACCGACGTCACGAACCGTTTCGCGGCCGACGCCGAGGCGGCGGTGGGTCCTGTCGACATCCTGGTCAACGCCGCCGGCACCACGGCCGAGCAGCCGGTCTGCGGCCATTCCGACGCGCTGTGGGACAAGATCGTCGACACCAATCTCACCGGCGCCTTCCGCGCCACCCGCGCTGTGCTGCCCGGCATGATCGAGCGCGGCTGGGGCCGCATCGTCAACATCGGCTCGACCGCCGCCTCGGTCGGCTGGAAGGACAATCCCGCTTACTGCGCCTCCAAGGCCGGTCTCCTCGGCCTCACCCGTTGCGTGGCGCTCGAAGGGGCGGCGCATGGCGTCACCTGCGTCATGATCAGCCCGACCTGGGTCGAGACCGAACTGATGCGCCGCAACGTGGCGCAGGTCGTCGAGCGCGAGGGCAAGGGCCGCACGGCCGAGGACGCGATGGCCGAGATCGCCAGGGGCAACCCGCAGCAGCGCATCCTCCAGCCGCAGGAGATCGCGGCGCTGGCCGTGTTCCTCTGCTCGGATATGGCCAAGGGCATCACCATGGAAAACATACAGGTCACCGGCGGAGCACTTTGGTAG
- a CDS encoding acetone carboxylase subunit gamma, with product MTSYSKEVIADLVAGTLPWPQTRRVMSAYKDDDRFFKYVAVLQDRVGWSDPILLPVGDHLFICQSGDERVTRCECGHSFGDYRKNWKLKASIIVRDSEEALREIYPNSDLPDPEWMEIREFICPQCGTLHEVEAAAPGYPIVHDFEPDLEGFYRDWLGKPLEPLEPMDKES from the coding sequence ATGACCTCATACAGCAAGGAAGTCATCGCCGATCTGGTCGCGGGCACCCTGCCTTGGCCGCAGACGCGCCGCGTCATGAGCGCCTACAAGGACGACGACCGGTTCTTCAAATATGTCGCGGTTTTGCAGGACCGTGTCGGCTGGAGCGATCCGATACTGCTCCCTGTTGGCGACCACCTCTTCATCTGCCAGAGCGGCGATGAGCGGGTAACCCGTTGCGAATGCGGCCATTCCTTCGGCGACTACCGCAAGAACTGGAAGCTGAAGGCTTCGATCATCGTGCGCGACAGCGAGGAGGCGCTGCGCGAGATCTATCCCAACAGCGACCTGCCGGATCCCGAATGGATGGAAATCCGCGAGTTCATCTGTCCGCAATGCGGCACGCTGCACGAGGTCGAGGCCGCGGCGCCGGGTTATCCCATCGTCCATGATTTCGAACCCGACCTGGAAGGTTTCTACCGCGATTGGCTGGGCAAGCCGCTGGAGCCGCTGGAGCCGATGGACAAGGAAAGCTGA
- a CDS encoding hydantoinase B/oxoprolinase family protein, giving the protein MLDKPASALRLRERLIESERLMDETGCYDGITDLELRNQDPLKFETLHTKLRAYCVSAREMARRISASPGVREVGEMVVAIYTPEGDAIALSNGIMVHVHTMSRFIKWMIRQGYEENPRIVDGDIFANNDAFIGTVQVPDVMDVVPIFHTGKLVGWAGAVCHELEAGGITPGGDVALAQERFTEGLFVCAEKVGQNDELRRDYVIRCERNLRMPIYWVLDEKAKVASCIDMRESVKALIDEIGLDYWMKVSKEFIEEGRRAQLARTRQLTVPGIYRGHTFYGHVTKGKPGYQPLGDPDWLYNIPIEMEITTGGKIIMDFEGTQPWGYHSMNCTPAGMDGGMFVTLTQHMNFEGLVNDGAWMATELKLPHGTWTNPDNEMVATATSWALLLPAYGVFQRLLSRSFIARGFVEEAFVGQVNSPMIEMGGTSQYGTLFGMAHFECAAAGSGALAIKDGLDTAYVGWNPESDMGNIEIWEQNMPMVYIGRSIVANSGGAGKYRGGCAFLSTWLVSKTDHLRLVTSEHSSRVFDNGGLCGGYPAPTCQKHRAVRDSNIFELAQKGAPLAHHTGTNPYRSELEVRLEGQHVTMEGPYITAPHKTGDVFTHSYNGGGGYGDVLERDPLKTASDVENGYLTREAAENVFGIVLDEDEDGYPVANLEATKRHRAEMRSRRLARARPVSEWMAKERERVKAVDFAPEVKKMYASAIKLSPRFTRDFSTFWDVDAKSTFGVE; this is encoded by the coding sequence ATGCTGGACAAACCCGCCTCCGCCCTGCGCCTCCGTGAGCGGCTGATCGAATCCGAACGGCTCATGGACGAGACCGGCTGCTATGACGGCATCACCGATCTCGAACTGCGCAACCAGGATCCGCTGAAGTTCGAGACGCTGCACACCAAGCTGCGCGCCTACTGCGTCTCGGCGCGCGAGATGGCGCGTCGCATCTCGGCTTCGCCCGGCGTGCGCGAAGTCGGCGAGATGGTCGTCGCCATCTACACGCCCGAGGGCGACGCGATCGCGCTCTCCAACGGCATCATGGTGCATGTGCACACGATGAGCCGCTTCATCAAATGGATGATCAGACAAGGCTACGAGGAAAATCCCCGCATCGTCGACGGCGACATCTTCGCCAACAACGACGCCTTCATCGGCACCGTGCAGGTGCCCGACGTGATGGACGTGGTGCCGATCTTCCACACGGGCAAACTCGTCGGCTGGGCGGGCGCGGTCTGCCACGAACTTGAGGCCGGCGGCATCACGCCGGGCGGCGACGTGGCGCTGGCACAGGAGCGCTTCACCGAAGGCCTGTTCGTCTGCGCCGAAAAAGTCGGCCAGAACGACGAACTGCGGCGCGACTACGTGATCCGCTGCGAGCGCAATCTGCGCATGCCCATCTACTGGGTGCTGGACGAGAAGGCCAAGGTCGCCTCCTGCATCGACATGCGCGAAAGCGTCAAGGCGCTGATCGACGAGATCGGCCTCGACTACTGGATGAAGGTGTCGAAGGAATTCATCGAGGAGGGCCGCCGCGCGCAACTCGCCCGCACGCGGCAACTGACCGTTCCCGGCATCTATCGGGGGCATACTTTTTACGGTCACGTCACCAAGGGCAAGCCGGGCTACCAGCCGCTCGGCGACCCCGACTGGCTCTACAACATTCCGATCGAAATGGAGATCACCACGGGCGGCAAGATCATCATGGATTTCGAGGGCACGCAGCCCTGGGGCTACCATTCCATGAACTGCACGCCGGCCGGCATGGATGGCGGCATGTTCGTGACGCTGACCCAGCACATGAATTTCGAAGGCCTGGTCAATGACGGCGCCTGGATGGCGACGGAGCTGAAGCTGCCGCATGGCACCTGGACCAATCCCGACAATGAGATGGTGGCCACCGCCACGTCCTGGGCGCTGCTCTTGCCGGCTTATGGCGTCTTCCAGCGGCTCCTGTCGAGATCATTCATCGCCCGCGGCTTCGTCGAGGAGGCCTTCGTCGGCCAGGTCAACAGCCCGATGATCGAGATGGGGGGAACCAGCCAGTACGGCACGCTGTTCGGCATGGCGCATTTCGAATGCGCGGCCGCCGGTTCCGGCGCGCTTGCCATCAAGGATGGGCTGGACACCGCCTATGTCGGCTGGAATCCTGAATCCGACATGGGCAACATCGAGATCTGGGAACAGAACATGCCGATGGTCTATATCGGCCGTTCAATCGTTGCCAATTCCGGGGGCGCCGGCAAATATCGCGGCGGCTGCGCCTTCCTGTCGACCTGGCTGGTCAGCAAGACCGACCATCTCCGGCTGGTCACCTCGGAACACTCCTCGCGCGTCTTCGACAATGGCGGGCTCTGCGGCGGCTATCCGGCGCCGACCTGCCAAAAACACCGTGCGGTGCGCGACAGCAACATCTTCGAGCTTGCACAAAAGGGCGCGCCGCTGGCGCACCATACCGGCACCAATCCTTATCGTTCCGAACTCGAGGTCCGGCTCGAAGGCCAGCACGTGACGATGGAAGGGCCCTATATCACCGCACCCCACAAAACCGGCGACGTGTTCACCCATTCCTACAATGGCGGGGGCGGCTATGGCGACGTGCTGGAGCGCGACCCGCTCAAGACAGCATCGGACGTCGAGAACGGCTATCTCACCAGGGAAGCTGCCGAAAATGTCTTCGGGATCGTGCTTGACGAGGACGAGGACGGCTATCCCGTCGCCAATCTCGAAGCCACCAAGCGCCACCGCGCCGAGATGCGGTCGCGCCGGCTCGCTCGGGCCAGGCCGGTCTCGGAGTGGATGGCCAAGGAGCGCGAGCGGGTGAAGGCGGTCGATTTCGCGCCCGAGGTGAAGAAGATGTATGCCAGCGCCATCAAGCTCTCGCCGCGCTTCACCAGGGATTTTTCAACCTTCTGGGATGTCGACGCCAAATCGACCTTCGGCGTGGAGTAG